From Nematostella vectensis chromosome 14, jaNemVect1.1, whole genome shotgun sequence, a single genomic window includes:
- the LOC5509919 gene encoding cytochrome b-245 heavy chain translates to MPSVPWNELGRYIVVIIWAVINIILFATTYHNYGVTKKYTYLREVIKNGLPIARGAAMVLNFNCMLILLSMCRNLNSLIRRHCKSTCMAPVIRVLDKSITFHKYIAYTICFFTIVHVGAHCYNFENLIDSWSKENEIDAKLSQLDGADNWVNPIRSEMSNSVTELFKTVAGVTGAVITLCLVVMVSSSTELIRRSYFEVFWYSHHLFIIFFAGLVAHGCGEILRYQTNMDKHDPDVCRKQENLATWGVKDPCRVLPEFEAAGAMTWKIVLLPMVIYFLERCLRFWRSMQQVKVVKVVKHPSRVVEIQMKKPGFVCEAGQYVFLQVPKISQLEWHPFTLTSAPEEDYFSLHIRVVGNWTTDLANQLGAGNQQIAIDQMPRIAVDGPFGTASTDVFRYEVVMCIGAGIGVTPFASILKSIWYRHNQDLENLRVKKVYFYWICRDTFAFEWFSDLLKHIEIQMDEMNMPGFIQINIFLTGWDKKLANQVVMERSADRDPITGLFARTKYGRPEWAKIFNEVAEAHNQTSVGVFFCGPSGLSHDLHKMCTQSCDETKGVRFFYNKENF, encoded by the exons ATGCCAAGTGTCCCGTGGAACGAGCTGGGCAGATATATAGTTGTG ATAATATGGGCAGTTATAAACATCATTCTTTTTGCAACAACGTACCATAATTATGGGGTAACAAAGAAATATACATATTTACGTGAGGTCATCAAG AATGGACTTCCAATTGCAAGAGGGGCTGCGATGGTCCTGAATTTTAACTGCATGCTAATCCTTCTGTCCATGTGCCGTAACCTGAATTCTCTTATAAGAAGGCACTGCAAG AGCACATGTATGGCCCCTGTCATCCGTGTACTGGACAAAAGCATCACCTTCCATAAGTACATTGCTTACACGATTTGCTTTTTCACAA TTGTCCATGTTGGAGCTCATTGCTACAACTTTGAAAACCTCATCGATAGCTGGAGCAAGGAGAATGAGATTGATGCAAAGCTCAGCCAACTGGATGGAGCTGATAACTGGGTCAACCCTATTCGCAGTGAAATGTCG AATTCAGTAACAGAGCTATTTAAAACAG TTGCAGGAGTCACGGGTGCCGTCATCACATTGTGCTTGGTTGTGATGGTGTCGTCATCAACAGAGCTAATCAG GAGGTCGTACTTTGAAGTTTTCTGGTATTCTCATCACCTCTTTATTATCTTCTTTGCTGGTCTTGTTGCTCATGGATGCGG GGAAATTCTGCGGTATCAGACCAACATGGATAAACACGATCCGGACGTGTGCAGAAAGCAGGAAAACCTGGCCACTTGGGGGGTAAAGGATCCGTGCCGTGTCTTACCGGAATTTGAGGCAGCTGGTGCCATG ACTTGGAAGATTGTCCTGCTTCCCATGGTTATCTATTTTCTTGAGAGATGTTTGCGGTTCTGGCGGTCCATGCAGCAAGTCAAGGTCGTGAAG GTCGTGAAGCATCCGTCACGAGTTGTGGAgattcagatgaagaaaccaGGATTCGTCTGTGAGGCTGGGCAG TATGTGTTTCTACAAGTACCCAAGATCTCACAGCTTGAGTGGCATCCGTTTACGCTCACATCT GCCCCAGAAGAGGACTACTTCAGCCTCCACATCCGGGTAGTTGGCAATTGGACAA CTGATCTCGCCAATCAGCTTGGAGCTGGAAACCAACAAATTGCAATCGATCAGATGCCAAG GATCGCAGTAGATGGGCCCTTTGGGACAGCAAGCACG GACGTATTCAGATATGAGGTCGTTATGTGCATTGGTGCTGGAATTGGTGTCACTCCATTCGCTTCCATTCTCAAATCAATCTG gTACCGCCATAATCAGGACCTGGAGAACTTGAGAGTGAAGAAGGTGTATTTTTATTGGATCTGCAGGGACACGTTTGCCTTTGAGTGGTTCTCTGACCTCCTTAAGCACATTGAGATCCAG atGGATGAGATGAACATGCCAGGTTTCATACAAATAAATATCTTTCTCACGGGATGGGACAAGAAACTG GCAAACCAAGTTGTTATGGAGAGGTCTGCAGACAGGGATCCCATCACTGGCCTTTTTGCACGCACAAAGTATGGACGGCCTGAGTGGGCAAAGATCTTTAATGAAGTTGCTGAGGCACACAATCA